Genomic segment of Polycladomyces abyssicola:
AACCGATGACCCCGGCGTTGCATCGGCCTCTCTTCCGCCGTTCCGTCAGGGTAGACAGTATCGGCATGCCCCAGCAGACCGATCCGCCTCTGACCGCTTCCCCGCATCCGTCCCACCCACAATCCGGCACAGCCTTCGATTGGCAGATGGGTTACTTGAAAACCGGCGTCCGCCATCCAACCGGCGAAAATGTCTCCCGCCCGTTTCACACCTGCAGGGTTTTGCGTACCGCAATCGATTCCCACCAGTGTGCGCAATCGTTCTTCCCAACCAGCCGTTACGTCAGCGGCGACGGAACGGATTTGATCCGGTGTAAATGGTTTCCTTGATGAGGGATGGTTCATTGTTTTCCTCCTTTTCAGGCAATATCACATGCATCATTTTCAGGTCACTCGGGAAACCATCATCCGCTGATCGAATTGCCGGCACGCCCTAACCGCCCAGCTCGGCTTCACGCCGGGCCAACTCCTCAGCTGACACCCGCAAGGCGGCCTGGGGGCCCGGGAAATGATCCCGATAATATGCCAGATCCATGACCAACAGAATCAACATCATCGCCACAAGCGCGATCCCTGCATTTTGATTGGGCGGAATCACCATCACCACACTGATCAACACAATCCACATCAACGCGGCTACAGCAATCGGCTTACCCCACTTTCCCAGATTCCACGGGCCCAGATGACGCGGTGTGAACCTGCCTTTCGACTCGGCAGCCAGCCGGAGCCAAATGGGAATCCCGTAGGATACGTACAGTCCCACCACGCTGACCCCTGTTAAAAACGCCAGGGTGGTGTAAGTGGTATTGGGGTTGGCCATTTTGATGAAATAGTCAACCAATGCCAGGATGAATGACAAGATGACCGACAACCAGATCGCCGGAACGGGAGTCCGGTACCGTTTGCTGATCCGGGCGAACCAATCGCTGCGCGGCATCCCGTTGTCACGCGCAAAAGCGTACACCATTCGGGAGAAGGACGTGATGGAAGAAAGGCCGCAAAACCACATGGCCAACACGATCAGCCACAATATCGTTTGACCGAAGGTAGTACCCAATGCCTGGCTGATCACATAAATGAACGGATTCTCCGCAGATACCGCCGCCTTTACATCATGGACGGACAAGGTAACGAAAGCCAACATGACCATCCCGGCCACAAAGGAAAACGCCACGGACGAGAAGATTCCCCATGGCGCCCGCACCCGAGGGTTAATCGTCTCCTCAATGGTGTGGGCTGAAGCGTCGTAGCCGGTAAACGTCCATTGCGCCTGCAGCAAACCGATCAGGAAAGCCAGCCAATACGGCTTGTCCGAAAACGTTTCTCCCAGCCGGAACAGGGTATCAATCGGTTGTAAGGGACGGTTTCCCAGAAAAGCCAGACTCACGACCAAAATCAGCACCACCGCAATGTGATACCAAGCGGAAAAATCGTTCAGCCTGGCCACGATGCGAATCCCCACATGGTTGAGAATGCCGTGGGACAACAACACCAGGGCAAACAAGATCAATGTGGACGTCTCCGTCATCTGATAGCCCAACACCGGCGAGAGCAAACCGTCGGCAAAAAGGGCAACTGAGTAGTCAATGCCCGCCACGATCCCGATCTGGCCGATCAGATTGATCCAAGCCGTATACCACCCCCAGCGTTTGCTCCCCAAAAGCGAGGCCCAATGGTACAACGCTCCCGCCGTCGGAATCGCGGAAGCCAGCTCAGCCATGGATGCAGCCACCAACATGCAAAACAAGGCCACCAACGGCCAACCGAAGCCCATCATGCCCGTCCCGCCATATGTCAATCCGTGACCGTACAATGAGACGGCACCGGTTAAAATCGAAATGATGGAAAATGAAATGGCAAAATTCGAAAATCCGCCCATATCCCGCAACAGCTCTTGGGCATAGCCGAATCGGTGCAACAGCTTTTTGTCCTCGGACAACTGCATCTCCTTATGAGATTTGCTGGTCGTCAACCACGTCTCCCTCCTTCACGCTCCCAAGGAAACTCTCATGCGCTTCCTCGTCAAAAGAGCGCACATTCCGGTTGGCGATAGCACCAATCGTCACCGCCACCACGCAAGTGGCTGCGATCAACAACAACCCCCACACCGTCACCCGAACCACCTCTTTCTCCCGAGTACCATAGATGATGATATGGTCAGTTTATCATAAATAAAGCCAATGTTCAAAATTAAACTATTATTGGAATAAAAAATGCGATCCCATGGAAACAGTGTCCAATGGGGTACAGGGTTCACCAGATGGTGAAAGCCAAACAAGTTTACACAATTTTCGACTTGATCGATATAACCAATCTTGGGATTTGTTAATATATTATTAAACCCATCCGATAAGTAGGAGTTGGATCGAGTTGTACAGTTATGTCTCCCATCTTTCATGCCCAAAATGTCACCGAACCTACAGAACAGAAGAAGAACATCATCTTTGCCAGTGCGGGTCTCCCCTCAGGGTGCATTATCATCTGGAAGAGTTAAAAAAGGTATACCAGCCTGTTCATTTGAAGGGGAGGGAGAACACCTTATGGAGATATCATGAGCTACTTCCTGTTCAACATCCCGAACATGTTGTCTCCTTGGGCGAAGGAATGACTCCGTTGATTCCCATGTTCAAGATCGGGCAACAGATGGAGATTGCCCAATTGTACATGAAGGACGAAGGATCTCTTCCAACCGGAACATTTAAAGCGCGGGGAGCGGCCGTCGGTGTATCAAAAGCGAAAGAACTGGGTGTACAGGAACTGGCCATGCCTACCAACGGGAATGCGGGTGCTGCGTGGTCGCTCTATGCGGCAAGAGCCGGTATTCGAGCCAATATCGTGATGCCGGTCGATGCCCCGGAGGTTACGCGAAAAGAGTGTGCCGTCTCCGGCGCCCGCCTATATCTTGTCAATGGCCTTATCAGTGACGCCGGGAAAATCGTGGCACAAGGGATACAGGATTTCGACTGGTACGATGCCTCTACACTAAAAGAACCATACCGGATCGAAGGGAAAAAAACCATGGGTCTGGAAATCGCTGAACAGATGGAGTGGAAAATACCTGATGTGATTATATATCCCACAGGAGGCGGGGTGGGATTGATCGGCATTTACAAAGCGCTGCAAGAATTGCGGAACCTCGGTTGGATTCAGGATCGGCTTCCCCGGTTGGTTGCCGTA
This window contains:
- a CDS encoding threonine synthase — its product is MYSYVSHLSCPKCHRTYRTEEEHHLCQCGSPLRVHYHLEELKKVYQPVHLKGRENTLWRYHELLPVQHPEHVVSLGEGMTPLIPMFKIGQQMEIAQLYMKDEGSLPTGTFKARGAAVGVSKAKELGVQELAMPTNGNAGAAWSLYAARAGIRANIVMPVDAPEVTRKECAVSGARLYLVNGLISDAGKIVAQGIQDFDWYDASTLKEPYRIEGKKTMGLEIAEQMEWKIPDVIIYPTGGGVGLIGIYKALQELRNLGWIQDRLPRLVAVQAEGCAPIVKAWEEKKRESEYWHNASTVAFGINVPKALGDFLVLEAIYQTEGCAIAVDDTSILEEQKRIAQLEGSFVCPEGAATFVAARRLRENGWIQEGETVVVLNTGTGVKYPYTIQAKPLILQPGESIEMELHKT
- a CDS encoding amino acid permease produces the protein MQLSEDKKLLHRFGYAQELLRDMGGFSNFAISFSIISILTGAVSLYGHGLTYGGTGMMGFGWPLVALFCMLVAASMAELASAIPTAGALYHWASLLGSKRWGWYTAWINLIGQIGIVAGIDYSVALFADGLLSPVLGYQMTETSTLILFALVLLSHGILNHVGIRIVARLNDFSAWYHIAVVLILVVSLAFLGNRPLQPIDTLFRLGETFSDKPYWLAFLIGLLQAQWTFTGYDASAHTIEETINPRVRAPWGIFSSVAFSFVAGMVMLAFVTLSVHDVKAAVSAENPFIYVISQALGTTFGQTILWLIVLAMWFCGLSSITSFSRMVYAFARDNGMPRSDWFARISKRYRTPVPAIWLSVILSFILALVDYFIKMANPNTTYTTLAFLTGVSVVGLYVSYGIPIWLRLAAESKGRFTPRHLGPWNLGKWGKPIAVAALMWIVLISVVMVIPPNQNAGIALVAMMLILLVMDLAYYRDHFPGPQAALRVSAEELARREAELGG